A portion of the Corynebacterium heidelbergense genome contains these proteins:
- a CDS encoding methyltransferase, giving the protein MPQAELPEPPLLEPPEHSERVRDALRRAVAALTTCDYSEQMVHEALGEAGLTALAKRCPAGARRRLRLRAAAQAVGEQSPAAQSPGCRGESSWDPARRRAQLIVSAVYLRTPHPRADLEAIFGPSLTEELVDTGLWRSTGAGVGGVLPDLYAPSVDIRPIRSTPHGGSEIIIASDADASLDLRVPRSDFVPGVGNAPRSLLGTIPPRPGRRILDLGCGSGVLGLILATADPHAQVTATDISPRALMFAAASAASVTDGRVRLLHGSWFDPVEGEEFDTIVCNPPFLIGPGAQRHVYRDGGLELDGASRLVISQAPDYLADGGSAHLLASWALGEGESAAQRVAGWIPNRGVRAWVVRREEVNIEEYVATWIADEAVDPRSAEGTRLAEGWLDYLEAKGIHRIGFGWVHMRRIEGPSEVTVETMDHPLAPGAYLGTEVAEWFERAEWVAQVENADVLRTSFAVRPTVALEIVDIPDGAARLGFVHHHRRLVRTDGPAWSHDIDEHLQAILAGLSPHGLDLGDVVELYCAARDIAAEQVREQAATAIVELVRHGLVLPAELIAEDTEEV; this is encoded by the coding sequence ATGCCCCAAGCTGAACTGCCCGAGCCTCCGCTGCTGGAACCACCGGAGCACTCCGAGCGCGTGCGCGATGCGCTCCGGCGGGCCGTCGCGGCCCTCACCACCTGCGATTACTCGGAGCAGATGGTGCACGAGGCGCTGGGCGAGGCGGGGCTCACTGCCCTCGCGAAGCGCTGCCCAGCCGGGGCTCGGCGGCGCCTGCGCCTTCGGGCCGCGGCGCAAGCCGTGGGAGAGCAGTCCCCAGCGGCACAGTCCCCGGGCTGTCGGGGCGAGTCCAGCTGGGACCCCGCCCGGCGCCGTGCGCAGCTCATCGTCAGCGCGGTGTACCTGCGCACGCCCCACCCCCGCGCGGACCTGGAGGCCATCTTCGGCCCGTCGCTTACCGAGGAGCTGGTGGACACCGGTCTGTGGCGCTCGACCGGCGCCGGGGTTGGTGGCGTCCTCCCCGATCTTTACGCCCCGAGCGTGGACATCCGACCCATTCGGAGCACACCGCACGGCGGCAGCGAGATCATTATTGCTTCGGACGCGGACGCCTCCCTGGACCTACGCGTGCCCCGAAGCGACTTCGTGCCCGGCGTGGGCAATGCCCCCCGTTCACTGCTGGGCACCATCCCGCCGCGGCCAGGGCGGCGCATTCTCGATCTCGGTTGTGGCTCGGGTGTCCTCGGCCTCATCCTGGCCACGGCGGATCCGCACGCCCAGGTGACGGCCACGGACATCTCCCCACGGGCCCTCATGTTCGCCGCCGCGAGTGCCGCGAGCGTGACAGATGGCCGCGTCCGCCTGCTTCACGGTTCATGGTTCGATCCTGTGGAGGGCGAGGAATTCGACACCATTGTGTGCAACCCTCCCTTCCTCATCGGGCCCGGGGCTCAGCGGCACGTCTACCGGGACGGCGGCCTCGAACTCGATGGCGCCAGCCGCCTGGTGATCTCGCAGGCCCCGGATTACCTGGCTGACGGAGGAAGCGCCCACCTCCTGGCAAGCTGGGCCCTGGGTGAAGGGGAAAGCGCGGCCCAGCGGGTTGCCGGGTGGATACCGAATCGGGGGGTGCGGGCCTGGGTGGTGCGGCGCGAGGAAGTCAACATAGAGGAGTATGTAGCCACCTGGATCGCGGACGAGGCGGTGGATCCCCGCTCTGCGGAAGGAACCCGGCTCGCCGAGGGGTGGCTGGACTACCTGGAGGCCAAGGGCATCCACCGGATCGGTTTCGGCTGGGTGCACATGCGCCGCATCGAGGGTCCATCGGAGGTCACTGTGGAGACGATGGATCACCCCCTGGCTCCGGGGGCCTACCTGGGTACGGAGGTGGCGGAGTGGTTTGAGCGTGCCGAGTGGGTGGCCCAGGTGGAGAACGCGGACGTGTTGCGAACGAGCTTTGCAGTCCGCCCAACAGTTGCATTGGAAATAGTTGACATCCCCGATGGTGCGGCGCGGCTGGGATTCGTCCACCACCACCGTCGCCTGGTTCGCACCGACGGCCCTGCGTGGTCTCACGACATTGACGAGCACCTGCAGGCCATTCTCGCCGGGCTCAGCCCGCACGGGTTGGACCTCGGGGACGTGGTGGAGCTGTACTGCGCGGCGCGGGACATCGCGGCCGAGCAGGTCCGCGAGCAGGCCGCGACCGCAATCGTGGAGCTCGTTCGACACGGGTTAGTGCTCCCGGCGGAACTTATCGCCGAGGACACGGAGGAGGTGTAA
- the dtd gene encoding D-aminoacyl-tRNA deacylase: MRAVLSTVSRAQVSVGGEVVGAIGSPGLLALIGVGAQDADEAASTMARKIADLRLFPAPGQSWTDGPRNHSAVDVGAEILVVSQFTLMGATAKGRRPSWGAAAPGPQAEPVIEDIVAYLRARGLQVKTGRFGANMTVESTNEGPFTVIVDT, from the coding sequence ATGCGCGCAGTGCTATCCACGGTGAGCCGGGCACAGGTGAGCGTGGGCGGGGAGGTTGTCGGGGCCATCGGCAGTCCCGGGTTGCTCGCTCTCATCGGGGTGGGCGCACAGGACGCCGACGAGGCAGCCTCCACGATGGCCCGCAAGATCGCAGATCTTCGGCTCTTTCCCGCCCCGGGGCAGTCGTGGACCGACGGGCCCCGCAACCACTCGGCGGTGGACGTTGGAGCCGAAATCCTTGTGGTCAGCCAATTCACCCTGATGGGGGCAACGGCCAAGGGGCGGCGACCCTCCTGGGGCGCGGCGGCCCCAGGCCCCCAGGCGGAACCGGTCATCGAGGACATCGTCGCTTACCTGCGTGCCCGCGGGCTCCAGGTAAAAACTGGGAGATTTGGGGCAAATATGACTGTCGAGTCCACAAACGAGGGGCCGTTCACCGTCATCGTAGACACCTGA
- a CDS encoding sigma-70 family RNA polymerase sigma factor, with amino-acid sequence MTNSMYEDDEVERGVGADTDLDRQDSSEDDRTSRSQRPSGDPDSDGSEAKEDKGRRRGNNDNPSADLVRVYLNGIGKTALLTADDEVELSQRIEAGLYAEHILASGEQLTRARKRDLKILVREGKQARTHLLEANLRLVVSLAKRYTGRGMPLLDLIQEGNLGLIRAMEKFDYTKGFKFSTYATWWIRQAITRGMADQSRTIRLPVHLVEQVNKLSRIKREMYQHLGREATNEELAEESGIEESKIEMLLKQSRDPVSLDMPVGSDEEAPLGDFIEDSEATDAESAVVASLRHSDVRAVLDTLEEREQDVIELRYGLNDGMPRTLDQIGRRFGLSRERVRQIEREVMAKLREGDRANKLRAYAG; translated from the coding sequence ATGACGAACTCCATGTATGAGGACGATGAAGTTGAACGGGGTGTTGGTGCGGATACCGATTTAGACCGGCAGGATTCCTCCGAGGATGACCGGACATCCCGGTCCCAGCGGCCTTCCGGGGATCCCGATTCCGACGGCTCCGAGGCGAAGGAAGACAAGGGGCGCCGTCGGGGCAACAACGACAACCCCTCTGCAGACCTCGTCCGCGTTTACCTCAACGGGATCGGGAAAACGGCGCTGCTCACGGCAGACGATGAGGTGGAATTGTCGCAGCGGATCGAGGCGGGGCTCTACGCAGAGCACATCTTGGCCAGCGGTGAACAGCTTACCCGAGCACGCAAGCGCGATCTGAAGATTCTGGTGCGCGAGGGCAAGCAGGCCCGTACCCACCTCCTAGAGGCCAACCTTCGCCTGGTCGTCAGCCTCGCCAAACGCTACACCGGGCGGGGCATGCCGTTGCTTGACCTCATCCAGGAGGGAAACCTCGGGCTGATCCGAGCCATGGAGAAGTTCGACTACACCAAGGGCTTTAAGTTCTCCACCTATGCAACGTGGTGGATTCGGCAGGCCATCACCCGGGGCATGGCGGACCAATCGCGAACCATTCGACTGCCGGTGCACCTCGTGGAGCAGGTGAACAAGCTGTCTCGGATCAAGCGGGAGATGTACCAGCACCTCGGGCGGGAAGCCACCAACGAGGAACTGGCCGAGGAATCGGGCATCGAGGAGTCCAAGATCGAGATGCTGCTCAAGCAATCCCGCGATCCAGTGAGCCTGGACATGCCCGTGGGCAGCGATGAGGAAGCACCACTGGGGGACTTCATCGAAGATTCCGAGGCGACCGATGCGGAGTCCGCTGTCGTTGCCTCCTTGCGCCACTCGGACGTCCGGGCGGTGCTGGACACCCTCGAGGAGCGGGAGCAGGACGTCATCGAGCTTCGCTACGGCCTCAATGACGGGATGCCTCGAACCCTGGACCAGATCGGTCGGCGTTTCGGGTTGTCGCGGGAGCGGGTGCGCCAGATCGAACGGGAGGTCATGGCCAAGCTGCGTGAGGGCGATCGCGCCAACAAGTTGCGTGCCTACGCGGGCTAA
- a CDS encoding metal-dependent transcriptional regulator yields the protein MRDLVDTTEMYLRTIYELEEEGIPPLRARIAERLDQSGPTVSQTVARMERDGLLSIQPDRSLKLSDEGRALATAVMRKHRLAERLLTDVIGLPWEKVHDEACRWEHVMGDEVERRLVKVLDEFSTSPFGNPIPGLADIVEEEAAPASTDTAGASPASAPGVRGSDVDADDPVEVTIVSFNEIVQLEHKIMAKLSTLGINPGSQVRMHATDDGLVLTGDNGSVTVPHELGHAIRVIP from the coding sequence GTGAGGGACCTCGTAGATACCACCGAGATGTATCTCCGCACCATCTACGAACTGGAGGAAGAGGGAATCCCCCCGCTTCGGGCCAGAATCGCCGAGCGGCTAGATCAGTCGGGCCCCACGGTGAGCCAGACCGTCGCCCGGATGGAGCGCGACGGGCTGCTCAGCATCCAGCCGGACCGGTCGCTCAAACTCAGCGATGAGGGCCGTGCCCTGGCCACCGCCGTCATGCGCAAGCACCGGCTTGCGGAGCGCCTGCTGACGGACGTCATCGGGCTGCCGTGGGAAAAGGTCCACGATGAGGCCTGTCGGTGGGAACACGTTATGGGCGACGAGGTGGAACGCCGCCTGGTCAAGGTACTCGACGAGTTTTCCACCTCCCCTTTCGGCAATCCCATCCCAGGATTGGCCGACATTGTCGAGGAGGAAGCGGCTCCCGCCTCGACAGACACTGCCGGTGCCTCCCCCGCGTCTGCCCCGGGTGTCCGCGGCAGTGACGTGGATGCGGACGATCCCGTAGAGGTGACGATCGTTAGCTTCAACGAGATCGTTCAGCTCGAGCATAAAATCATGGCGAAACTCAGCACCCTCGGCATCAATCCGGGTTCGCAGGTCCGAATGCATGCGACGGATGACGGGCTGGTCCTCACCGGGGACAACGGGAGCGTGACCGTCCCCCACGAGTTGGGCCATGCTATCCGGGTCATTCCTTAG
- the galE gene encoding UDP-glucose 4-epimerase GalE — MTEFPADSHILVTGGAGYVGSACTQVLLDRGYRVTVVDNLTTGNRDAVPEGASFVEGDIRNVARDILGSEDFQAAFHFAARSLVGESVEHPEEYWHHNVVTSLELLDAMRLHRVNNLVFSSTAACYGEPEEVPITEDAPTSPTNPYGASKLAIDHIISSYATAHGLGATSLRYFNVAGAYRGCGENRSVETHLIPLVLQVALGHRDAIKVFGTDWPTADGTAVRDYIHILDLADAHILAAHTNAPGKHRIFNLGSGDGYSVKQVVETCRAVTGHPIPAEDAPRRAGDPATLIASSARAIEDLGWQPQHSDLETIVRDAWEFTAALGDRAHSSRR; from the coding sequence ATGACTGAATTCCCCGCCGATTCGCACATCCTCGTTACCGGTGGCGCCGGATACGTCGGCAGCGCTTGCACTCAGGTGCTGCTGGACCGGGGTTACCGGGTGACCGTCGTGGACAACCTCACAACGGGGAACCGGGACGCCGTCCCCGAGGGCGCCAGCTTCGTCGAGGGGGATATCCGCAACGTGGCCCGGGACATCCTCGGCTCGGAGGATTTCCAGGCCGCCTTCCACTTCGCCGCCCGCTCCCTCGTCGGGGAATCCGTGGAGCACCCAGAGGAGTATTGGCATCACAACGTGGTGACCTCCCTCGAACTACTGGACGCGATGCGGCTGCATCGAGTGAACAACCTCGTGTTCTCCTCCACCGCCGCCTGCTACGGAGAGCCGGAAGAGGTGCCCATCACGGAGGATGCGCCCACCTCCCCCACGAACCCCTATGGTGCCTCCAAGCTCGCGATCGACCACATCATCTCCTCCTACGCCACAGCTCACGGGCTGGGCGCCACGAGCCTGCGCTACTTCAACGTCGCCGGGGCCTATCGCGGCTGCGGGGAGAACCGCAGCGTGGAGACCCACCTCATCCCCCTCGTACTCCAGGTCGCCCTGGGGCACCGGGACGCCATCAAGGTTTTCGGCACAGACTGGCCAACAGCCGACGGCACGGCGGTGCGGGATTACATCCACATCCTCGATCTCGCGGATGCCCACATCCTCGCAGCCCACACCAACGCGCCCGGCAAGCACCGCATCTTCAACCTCGGCAGCGGCGATGGTTACAGCGTGAAGCAAGTGGTGGAAACCTGCCGCGCCGTAACGGGCCACCCCATTCCCGCCGAAGATGCTCCCCGCCGCGCCGGGGACCCGGCGACCCTCATCGCGTCGTCCGCCCGCGCCATCGAAGATCTGGGGTGGCAACCCCAGCATTCGGATTTGGAAACGATCGTGCGGGATGCCTGGGAGTTCACCGCAGCCCTTGGCGACCGGGCGCACTCATCACGGCGCTGA
- a CDS encoding DUF4192 domain-containing protein, giving the protein MTSRRSASYNQNTCSNIPRAQGPSECRDIERAIPPTPIHLGGSPGQIIAALPSMLGFHPDNSVLVIGLLPHASQASRMRVGPVVRADADWWSLDEALRAMAAVMGETAGAQAVAVAVMGSGEKAASFLDATSAFLATEDIECVGLFWVDAIDSGATWRARRSTAFCRVEAEGDPLWVEEGAVTDVRDNPVSINAAVSGALYFRDREELEAWLDPWPGDGRDGGGVPPGPSPCGDCTPSAHIPCGGQLYGATATVVRALHEVRVQMCRTAQSLCNDDDVIGAVALLAGHRHTLPLLLVVGLGENFPVLRPALADAVRRLAGPPRIRAMIGLAHLLAGAGEGVVASHTMQRAVEELETVAHGSKRGEGGPSDQGTAQSSQHMHSQADTDPWVGREEVQSLLAAHYVGEVSRHLSSYLAEGHSTIDRLTRPGAKDLVGGLKCGLGCIPASMTERGRGTQSGANPQTEELRKLAEVVDWLAVSAVMSAPGRQGLR; this is encoded by the coding sequence ATGACATCTCGCAGAAGTGCCTCGTACAACCAGAACACGTGCTCCAATATTCCGCGGGCGCAGGGACCCAGTGAGTGCCGGGACATCGAGAGAGCGATCCCCCCGACGCCCATTCACCTCGGCGGCAGCCCTGGCCAGATCATCGCGGCGTTACCCAGCATGTTGGGCTTCCATCCGGATAATTCCGTGCTGGTCATCGGGTTGCTACCGCATGCGAGCCAAGCCAGCCGGATGCGTGTGGGGCCGGTGGTGCGCGCCGATGCCGATTGGTGGTCCCTCGATGAGGCCCTGCGGGCGATGGCCGCGGTGATGGGGGAGACAGCGGGCGCTCAGGCCGTGGCGGTGGCGGTCATGGGATCGGGGGAGAAGGCCGCGTCTTTTCTGGACGCCACCTCCGCCTTCCTCGCCACCGAGGACATCGAGTGCGTTGGCTTATTTTGGGTGGACGCCATTGACAGCGGCGCGACTTGGCGGGCCCGCCGGAGCACCGCTTTTTGCCGGGTGGAAGCCGAGGGGGATCCTCTGTGGGTGGAAGAGGGGGCGGTAACGGACGTGCGGGATAATCCGGTGAGCATCAACGCGGCCGTCAGTGGAGCCCTCTACTTCCGGGACCGCGAGGAGCTGGAGGCGTGGCTGGATCCCTGGCCGGGCGACGGCCGGGACGGCGGCGGGGTGCCGCCGGGCCCGTCCCCCTGCGGGGATTGCACCCCGTCTGCCCACATCCCCTGCGGAGGCCAGCTATACGGCGCTACCGCCACCGTTGTGCGGGCCCTTCACGAGGTGCGCGTGCAGATGTGCAGGACGGCGCAGTCCTTGTGCAACGACGATGATGTGATCGGGGCCGTCGCGCTGTTGGCCGGGCACCGCCACACTCTGCCGCTGCTGCTCGTGGTGGGACTGGGCGAGAACTTCCCGGTACTGCGCCCGGCCCTCGCCGACGCCGTGCGGCGCCTAGCCGGGCCGCCTCGGATTCGGGCCATGATCGGCCTGGCGCATCTGCTGGCCGGGGCCGGTGAGGGGGTGGTTGCCTCCCACACGATGCAGCGGGCCGTGGAGGAGTTGGAGACCGTCGCACACGGATCGAAGCGAGGAGAGGGAGGGCCGTCAGATCAGGGGACGGCACAGTCATCACAGCACATGCACAGCCAGGCGGACACGGATCCATGGGTGGGCCGAGAGGAGGTGCAGTCACTGTTGGCCGCGCACTACGTGGGGGAGGTGTCGCGCCACCTAAGCAGCTACCTTGCAGAGGGACACAGCACGATTGACCGGCTCACCCGTCCGGGCGCCAAGGACCTCGTCGGCGGGCTGAAGTGCGGCCTCGGTTGCATCCCCGCCTCGATGACCGAGCGTGGTCGGGGAACTCAGTCCGGGGCAAATCCGCAGACCGAGGAGCTGCGCAAACTCGCGGAGGTCGTGGATTGGCTGGCGGTCAGCGCCGTGATGAGTGCGCCCGGTCGCCAAGGGCTGCGGTGA
- a CDS encoding PAC2 family protein translates to MTDNTPANNQARNRMYEMEYPAPIDTSGEHFRLPRLPERRINPEGHGAADEEGTAEGLPMLIALHGYADAGQAVAHSGTHLLQALPHSRVARFNVDELVDYRSRRPGVTIEGNRIADTDRLELDLHAVDDADGHKFLLLSGPEPDLRWEAFSEAVADLARRVRASKVVTLYAAPMAVPHTRPIAISAHASDPELARDFHSWDARITVPGAAALEVERRLSTQGCATIGLTAHVPHYVSAHDYPEATYELLKAVSGITGRVFPLKALEAEMNRVQHQLAEQVEESEEIASVVHALERQYDAHAEKTRQRRNNSLLAPGQSIPTSDELGAEFEAFLAEMSHGTDGAADGPSAKANGGTGWRGDTGERSDDDRTKDECDEDERGCP, encoded by the coding sequence ATGACTGACAACACGCCGGCCAACAACCAGGCACGCAACCGGATGTACGAGATGGAGTACCCCGCGCCCATTGATACGTCAGGGGAGCACTTTCGGCTCCCCCGCCTGCCGGAACGGCGGATCAACCCGGAAGGCCACGGCGCCGCCGATGAGGAGGGCACTGCTGAGGGCCTGCCCATGCTCATCGCGTTGCACGGGTACGCCGATGCCGGGCAAGCCGTCGCCCACTCCGGTACCCACCTTCTTCAAGCCCTGCCGCACTCCCGTGTCGCGCGATTCAACGTCGACGAACTCGTGGACTACCGTTCGCGGCGCCCAGGTGTGACCATCGAGGGCAATCGAATCGCTGACACGGACCGCCTAGAGCTGGACCTGCACGCGGTGGACGACGCCGACGGGCACAAGTTCCTCCTTCTGTCCGGCCCCGAACCCGACCTGCGCTGGGAGGCCTTCAGCGAGGCCGTTGCGGATCTGGCCCGCCGCGTACGCGCGTCCAAGGTGGTGACCTTATACGCCGCACCCATGGCCGTGCCGCACACCCGGCCCATCGCCATCTCCGCGCACGCTTCCGATCCGGAGCTGGCCCGGGACTTCCACTCGTGGGACGCTCGGATCACCGTTCCTGGGGCTGCGGCGCTGGAGGTGGAGCGCCGCCTCAGCACCCAGGGCTGCGCGACGATCGGCCTGACGGCACACGTTCCGCACTATGTGTCCGCTCACGACTACCCGGAGGCCACGTACGAGCTGCTCAAGGCCGTGTCCGGCATCACCGGGCGCGTCTTCCCGCTCAAGGCCCTGGAAGCGGAGATGAACCGGGTCCAGCATCAACTGGCCGAACAGGTGGAGGAATCGGAGGAAATCGCCTCCGTCGTCCACGCCCTCGAGCGGCAGTATGACGCACATGCCGAAAAGACCCGGCAGCGCCGCAACAACTCCCTGCTCGCTCCCGGACAGTCGATCCCGACGAGCGATGAGCTTGGGGCGGAGTTTGAGGCCTTCCTCGCCGAGATGTCCCACGGAACCGATGGCGCTGCGGATGGCCCGAGCGCGAAGGCCAACGGAGGCACCGGATGGCGCGGGGACACCGGCGAGCGCAGTGATGACGACCGCACAAAGGACGAGTGCGACGAGGATGAGCGCGGTTGTCCATAG
- a CDS encoding DEAD/DEAH box helicase has product MSIATQLAQMLPDLDEVPASLVDDAILASFLRWVSDRGIELYPAQEEAATALVAQDNVILSTPTGSGKSMVAIAAHFIALARKQRSFYTAPIKALVNEKFFALCEVFGPENVGMMTGDATVNGGAPIICATAEIVANIALREGARADIDQVVMDEFHYYSEPDRGWAWQVPLLELPRCQFLLMSATLGDTRWLEEDLTRRTGRVTTPVTGSVRPVPLSFSYVYTPVPETLENLLAENKAPIYLVHFTQREAIERAQSLTSIPLVGAEQRAQIADAIGSFRFTSSFGSVLSRLLRRGIGVHHAGLLPKYRRLVERLAQQGLLKVVCGTDTLGVGINVPIRTVVFTSLAKYDGYKHRILKSREFHQIAGRAGRAGFDTEGTVVVQAPEHEIENFRLRQRAGTDPKKLKKLRKKSAPSGQATWSESTYERLKDAQPEELTSQFRVSNSMLLNVVARPEWTYAALQHLLRGNHDTRAKQNQHIRTTIELYRGLVQAGIVAETAADTPSGKTAELTEDLQRDFALNQPLAPFALAALELLDPESPTYTLDVISTFEAVLDSPRQILLAQQRSERGEELAALKAEGVDYTERMALIEEVTWPQPLAEELDRAFEVYSGAHPWAKDFDIDPKSIVRDMIEKAMTFSDFVAAYQLGRLEGVVLRYLTDAWRTLEHSVPASHRTEELEDILNWLAELVRQVDSSLMDEWATLNDPDAPLSEEQVREHAYGEEDSSALSSNEPALIRMIRNYFFRHVELFALERENQLVQMDDYLDNPPDWPAAMDDYFDEYADVGVDAAARSPQLISIRRSAEPSARESTDEAAATSSRLWHVRQTISDPEGDHGWALVGVVDLDATDEAGEIRLRTLDIVSG; this is encoded by the coding sequence TTGTCCATAGCCACGCAGCTAGCCCAGATGCTCCCGGACCTCGATGAGGTCCCGGCATCGCTCGTGGATGACGCGATCCTCGCCAGCTTCCTCAGGTGGGTATCGGATCGAGGCATCGAGCTGTATCCGGCCCAGGAGGAGGCCGCGACTGCCCTGGTGGCGCAGGACAACGTCATCCTGTCCACGCCTACTGGATCCGGAAAGTCCATGGTCGCTATCGCGGCCCACTTCATCGCGTTGGCCCGGAAACAGCGCTCCTTCTACACAGCGCCGATCAAGGCCCTCGTCAACGAGAAGTTCTTCGCCCTGTGTGAGGTCTTCGGCCCGGAAAACGTCGGCATGATGACCGGCGATGCCACGGTTAACGGGGGTGCGCCGATCATCTGCGCGACGGCCGAGATCGTCGCGAATATTGCGCTTCGGGAAGGAGCCCGGGCGGATATCGATCAAGTGGTCATGGACGAGTTCCATTACTACTCCGAGCCCGATCGCGGTTGGGCTTGGCAGGTGCCGCTGCTGGAACTACCCCGCTGTCAGTTCCTGTTGATGAGCGCCACCCTGGGCGATACCCGGTGGCTGGAAGAAGACCTCACCCGCCGGACCGGCCGAGTCACCACCCCAGTGACCGGCAGCGTGCGGCCGGTACCGCTGAGCTTCAGCTACGTGTACACCCCGGTGCCCGAGACCCTCGAAAACCTCCTGGCGGAGAACAAGGCGCCCATTTACCTGGTGCATTTCACCCAGCGGGAGGCGATCGAGCGGGCCCAATCCCTAACCAGTATTCCCCTCGTCGGAGCGGAACAGCGCGCGCAGATCGCGGACGCCATCGGTTCTTTCCGATTCACCTCGTCCTTCGGCTCGGTGCTCTCCCGACTCTTGCGACGCGGCATCGGGGTGCACCACGCGGGCTTGCTCCCGAAGTATCGCCGCCTCGTCGAGAGACTGGCCCAGCAGGGGCTGCTCAAGGTCGTGTGCGGAACGGACACCTTGGGGGTGGGCATCAACGTGCCCATCCGCACCGTCGTGTTCACCTCCCTGGCGAAATACGACGGCTACAAACACCGGATTCTCAAATCGCGGGAGTTCCACCAGATCGCCGGCCGCGCCGGGCGGGCGGGCTTTGATACCGAGGGGACCGTCGTGGTTCAGGCCCCGGAGCACGAGATCGAGAACTTCCGCCTGCGCCAACGGGCTGGCACGGACCCCAAGAAGCTCAAGAAACTCCGCAAGAAATCGGCACCGTCCGGGCAAGCCACCTGGAGCGAATCGACGTATGAGCGTCTGAAGGACGCGCAGCCGGAAGAACTGACGAGCCAGTTCCGGGTGTCTAACTCGATGCTGCTCAACGTGGTGGCCCGGCCGGAGTGGACCTACGCGGCCCTACAGCACCTGCTGCGGGGCAACCACGACACACGGGCCAAGCAGAACCAGCACATCCGCACCACCATCGAACTCTACCGGGGCCTGGTGCAGGCGGGCATCGTCGCCGAGACCGCAGCAGACACCCCCTCCGGGAAGACCGCGGAACTCACGGAGGATCTGCAGCGGGATTTTGCGCTGAATCAGCCGCTGGCCCCCTTCGCGCTGGCCGCACTGGAACTGCTGGACCCGGAGTCCCCCACCTACACCCTGGACGTAATCAGCACATTCGAAGCAGTGCTGGACTCCCCCCGTCAGATCCTACTGGCCCAGCAGCGCAGCGAGCGGGGCGAAGAACTGGCCGCGCTCAAAGCGGAGGGGGTGGATTACACCGAACGCATGGCCCTCATCGAAGAGGTGACATGGCCCCAGCCCCTGGCAGAGGAGTTAGACCGGGCATTCGAGGTTTACTCCGGGGCCCATCCGTGGGCCAAGGACTTCGATATCGACCCGAAATCCATCGTGCGCGACATGATCGAGAAGGCCATGACGTTCTCCGATTTCGTCGCCGCCTATCAGCTAGGTCGGCTCGAGGGGGTCGTGCTGCGCTACCTCACCGACGCCTGGCGAACCCTGGAACACTCCGTGCCCGCATCCCACCGCACGGAGGAGCTCGAGGACATCCTCAACTGGTTGGCTGAGCTGGTCCGCCAGGTGGACTCGTCGCTCATGGACGAATGGGCAACCCTCAACGATCCGGATGCCCCGCTGAGCGAGGAACAGGTGCGCGAGCACGCTTACGGCGAGGAAGACAGCTCCGCGCTCAGCAGCAATGAACCGGCCCTCATCCGGATGATCCGCAACTACTTCTTCCGGCACGTCGAACTGTTTGCCCTCGAGCGCGAAAACCAATTGGTGCAGATGGATGACTACCTGGACAATCCCCCCGATTGGCCCGCCGCGATGGACGACTACTTCGATGAATACGCGGACGTCGGCGTCGACGCGGCGGCCCGCTCCCCCCAGCTCATCAGCATTCGCCGCTCCGCAGAACCCAGTGCCCGCGAAAGCACGGACGAGGCTGCCGCCACGTCATCCCGCTTGTGGCACGTACGGCAGACCATCAGCGACCCCGAGGGGGACCACGGCTGGGCACTGGTGGGCGTAGTCGACTTGGATGCCACCGACGAAGCCGGGGAGATCCGCCTGAGGACGCTGGACATCGTCAGCGGTTAG